From a region of the Mauremys mutica isolate MM-2020 ecotype Southern chromosome 12, ASM2049712v1, whole genome shotgun sequence genome:
- the LOC123346678 gene encoding butyrophilin subfamily 1 member A1-like has protein sequence MLGKSLTVMRVSGFSQKTIVLREALRKFKDTLPSALERKRGEPLGAHRQVDVTLDPDTAHPILVLSEDRKSVRRGNAWQRLPNNPERFDTAPCVLGCEGFTSGRHCWEVEVGDGRCWAVGVARASVGKKGQISRSPEGGIWSVERHWQGHFQALTSPVTPLPLSLVLSRIRVCLDCDRGQVTFIDAGDEAPIFIFPLGSLPGERIRPWLCVGVGSRITLCP, from the exons atgctgggaaagagcttgaCGGTGAT gcgagtcagtggtttctcccagaaaacCATTGTGCTACGGGAGGCTctgaggaagttcaaag acactctgccgtctgcactggagagaaaaagagggGAACCACTCGGAGCGcacagacagg tggatgtgactctggatccagacacggctcatcccatcctcgtcctgtctgaggatcggaaaagtgtgagacgGGGAAACGCATGGCAGcgactgcccaacaaccctgagagatttgacactgcgccctgtgtgctgggctgtgagggattcacctcggggagacattgctgggaggtggaggtgggggatgggagatgctgggctgtgggggtggccagagcgtCTGTGGGGAAGAAGGGACAGATCAGCCgtagccctgagggggggatctggagTGTGGAGCGGCACTGGCAGGGTCACttccaggctctcacctccccagTGACCCCCCTACCCCTGAGCCTGGTCctcagcaggatccgggtttgtctggactgtgaccgggggcaggtgacatttatcgatgctggtgacgaggccccgatcttcattTTCCCGCTGGGCTCCCTCCccggggagagaatccgaccctggctctgcgtgggggtgggatcccggatcacactgtgtccctga
- the LOC123345543 gene encoding zinc finger protein RFP-like, translating to MAAENPMESLQEEATCPVCLEYFTEPVTLECGHNFCRACIAQCWEGSDTDISCPQCRETVQRRNLRPNRQLANMVEIAKQLSLQAAKGRGGDGVCGEHQEALKLFCEEDQTPICLICRESRAHRAHMVVPIQEATQEYKERIQAQLKTLRDEREKLLGLKVTGEGKSQKYLRQTQTERQKVVSEFQQLRQFLKEQERLLLAQLEKLDEEIVRIQNENVSKLSEQISHLSELISELEEKCQKPPSEFLQDVRST from the exons atggctgcagagaaccccatggaaagtctccaggaggaagcgacatgtcccgtctgtctggagtatttcacagaacctgtcactctggagtgcgggcacaatttctgccgagcctgcatcgcccagtgctgggagggatccgatacagacatctcctgccctcagtgcagagaaactgtgcaacggagaaacctcaggcccaacaggcagctggcaaacatGGTAGAAATCGCCAAGCAactgagtttacaggcagcaaagggaagaggaggggacggggtgtgtggggaacaccaggaggctctgaaactgttctgtgaagaggatcaaacccccatctgtcTGATTTGCAGAGAGTCCCGGGCTCACCGCGCTCACATGGTGGTTCCCATACAGGAAGCcacccaggagtacaag gaaagaatccaggcccaattgaagactctgagggatgagagagaaaagctgctgggattgaaagtgactggagaggggaaaagccagaagtatctg AGacaaacacaaaccgagaggcagaaggttgtgtctgaatttcagcaactgcggCAGTTCCTgaaggaacaagagcgactcctgctggcccagctggagaagctggatgaggagattgtgaggatccagaatgaaaatgtcagtaaactctctgagcagatttcccatctcagtgagctgatcagtgagctggaggagaagtgtCAAAAACCAccaagtgaattcctgcag gatgtcagaagtacc